A single region of the Garra rufa chromosome 20, GarRuf1.0, whole genome shotgun sequence genome encodes:
- the tmcc1b gene encoding transmembrane and coiled-coil domains protein 1b isoform X3, with amino-acid sequence MQDRLEVSGPAVSPNALSTSSDGGQYGVDSVDGTPDPQRTKQAIAQLQQKILKLTEQIKIEQTARDDNVAEYLKLANNADKQQSARIKQVFEKKNQKSAQTIQQLQRKLEHYHRKLREVEHNGIPRQPKDVLRDMHQGLKDVGAKVTGGLSSISQATHSAAGAVVSKPREFASLIRNKFGSADNISALKDSLDEQQGDEPVTSTGMAGTRTPGPGQLQSSPKYGSEDDCSSATSGSAGANSTTGAPGGPPSSKGNTLEHGQSSGFDALLHEIQELKDNQSRLEESFENLKTHYQRDYTEIMQALQEERYRCERLEEQLNDLTELHQNEILNLKQELASMEEKIAYQSYERARDIQEALEACQTRISKMELQQQQQQVVQLEGLENATARTLLGKLINVLLAVMAVLLVFVSTVANCVVPLMKTRSRTLSTLLLVIILAFLWRNWEAMSQYLDRFLLHPR; translated from the exons CAAGATCGTTTAGAGGTATCGGGCCCCGCCGTGTCTCCCAATGCTCTGTCAACCAGTTCAGATGGCGGTCAGTATGGTGTGGATTCGGTGGATGGAACTCCAGACCCTCAGCGCACCAAACAAGCCATCGCTCAGCTGCAGCAGAAGATCCTCAAACTCACAGAGCAGATCAAAATCGAACAAACGGCAAGAGACGACAATGTAGCCGAGTACCTGAAGCTGGCCAACAATGCAGACAAACAGCAGAGCGCTCGCATCAAGCAAGTGTTCGAGAAGAAGAACCAGAAGTCGGCACAGACCATCCAGCAGCTGCAGAGGAAGCTGGAGCATTACCACCGCAAGCTTAGAGAGGTGGAGCACAACGGAATACCACGCCAACCCAAAGATGTCCTGCGGGACATGCACCAGGGTCTGAAGGATGTGGGAGCCAAG gtaACCGGTGGACTCTCTAGTATCTCTCAGGCAACTCACTCCGCCGCAGGAGCAGTCGTGTCCAAACCTCGCGAGTTTGCCTCTCTCATCCGCAACAAGTTTGGAAGTGCAGACAACATCTCTGCCCTaaaagactctctagatgaacaACAAGGGGACGAGCCCGTAACAAGTACAGGGATGGCAGGCACTAGGACCCCAGGCCCTGGGCAGCTACAGTCCAGTCCAAAATATGGCAGCGAGGACGACTGCTCCAGCGCTACGTCAGGGTCAGCCGGAGCAAATAGCACCACGGGGGCTCCCGGAGGCCCTCCGAGCTCAAAGGGTAATACACTGGAGCATGGCCAGAGCTCTGGCTTTGATGCACTGCTGCATGAAATCCAGGAACTGAAGGACAACCAGAGTCGATTAGAAGAATCCTTTGAAAACCTCAAGACTCACTATCAGAGAGACTACACAGAAATCATGCAGGCCCTGCAAGAGGAGAGATACAG GTGTGAACGTCTAGAGGAGCAGTTGAACGATTTAACAGAACTGCATCAAAATGAGATTCTCAACTTGAAGCAGGAGCTGGCCAGCATGGAGGAGAAAATTGCTTACCAGTCTTACGAACGAGCTAGAGACATACAG GAGGCGCTGGAGGCCTGTCAAACGCGCATCTCTAAGATGGAgctccagcagcaacagcaacaAGTGGTTCAGTTGGAAGGTTTGGAAAACGCCACAGCACGCACTTTACTCGGGAAACTCATCAACGTGCTGCTGGCCGTCATGGCGGTACTCCTAGTGTTCGTCTCGACGGTCGCAAACTGTGTAGTTCCGCTGATGAAAACCCGTAGCCGTACGCTTTCCACATTGCTCCTGGTCATAATCTTGGCTTTTCTGTGGCGGAATTGGGAAGCCATGTCGCAGTACCTGGACCGGTTTCTGCTGCACCCCAGATGA
- the mustn1b gene encoding musculoskeletal embryonic nuclear protein 1b: protein MSQPEVKKKKRPVVKEEDLKGARSKLGLKGEVKSKTYEVMVECERMGKVAPSVFSGVRSGSETVLEKPKPPSGSVFGK, encoded by the exons ATGTCTCAG CCAGAGGTTAAGAAGAAGAAGAGGCCAGTTGTAAAAGAGGAGGACCTGAAAGGAGCCAGGAGTAAATTGGGACTAAAGGGAGAGGTCAAGAGCAAAACATACGAGGTCATGGTGGAGTGTG AGCGCATGGGGAAGGTGGCGCCGTCTGTTTTCAGTGGAGTACGATCTGGAAGTGAGACGGTGCTTGAGAAACCCAAGCCTCCATCAGGAAGCGTGTTTGGCAAATGA